GTACTATCTTTTAAACGATGAACGACGTCATTATTGCATGACAAAAATTAAGTAAAAGAAATCACCAAAGATACCGGGTTTATTATTTGGTACGCAAGATGTGCGTTTTGTCTAGACAAGATTGACTAGTGATGTTCAATCAAAACAgtttgaaattcaaataaatacaaagttgacgagcatatttttttttcttaaagttgCGCAAGAAAGGTTAAGGTAATATATGCTTAGGTTCCTCAGTAAATAAACCTAAGTATTtccaaactccgaaacagtggtgacgttgcttcgctAAACTATAGTCAACGTAGCATAGTAAAGAGGACGtaaccgctgtttcggagttCGAAATATTTCGTCTGTTCGGACATTGTATAAACAGTAAAATTACAGGAGATGAGCATATTAATgaaattgttttcataaaaaaattctgACTACTGTTTTAAAGTCCCAACgatataaattcaattattttcaatttattaactTGCCTCTTATTGTAAATTTCAATTCATCAACACCAACACTGTTTTCGGCCTTAACAACATAGGTACCTAGCTGGAACTCCCTGGGACCTTTTATCATAAGCTTGTGAGGTGTCTTGGTCTCAAGGTTTCCGACATAACCGTAAATAATACGGATACGAAATCTTTTTCTCTTAATTTGCTCTCTTCCGTATTTGGTTTCCTTCCACCATGAGACGGTTGGGTGAGGTCGACCTACAAAGAAATAAGAAGAAGAGGACATTATTGTTGGACACATAAAGATACTAGAGGTTATATGTTATCAAAATGACTAAAGTGTGAATCTAAGCATGGTAGTTTTGAAGAGACGCCTGTCTGTTGTGTTTAAGGATTTTCTTGGGTGAGGTTTTtgaatttgtatcaaatgtttgGACTCTGGtgttttccatacaatacaatgtaaaatattttgccccataacacccatttattttttcatataagacttaatagcttatgaaaggtcatttaccaaaattttagaagattcttaattttcctTCTTCTGTTTTTGGgacctaataataccaatgcaattataaggtaaaagtccgagtcagccttttcccgccatatttaaaatctcaaatatctcgtaAAAAAATGTGGATTTCTAGAAAAGGTTATGGTTTCTGTCTGGTAGACATATGTTTAACATCTTCTTTCGGTTACAGTAGTTGTTTTGAACTGTGCGGTTACTGTCGGAACGATGTTTACCAAATAGTCAttttaatttcatgaataaaatgaaaagatTGTATACACAACATAACATTATAGTTCTTCGTCAATGATACATTCACCTAGAAAAATGTCATGTAAATGGACGTTCGAAAACAGGAACTTAACCGTCCCCGAAATCAAGATATGTTTGAAATTAACATTTAGATGCTTTTTGTTTGTAATCATAGTAATCTAATGTTTATTATTTATCTATCAATTTTTTAACCATCGGTGTAATCTTACTTTTATTCCTTAAGAATAATCGAAGTGACTGTTCTTGCATGtacttttaatataatttgttaTTCTGGAATTTTCAAGACAGATGACATAAGTATATACATGTCATATGATCTCGCGCTTTAAATGCAAATAAATCTTTAATCCAGTCCTATGATATTGAAACTCATCAAATCCCAACGCTTATTCTACTTGTGCTTAAAACTTAAATACTCTCaactttaaataaatgaaatataggatATACTTCAGCCGGACGGGATCtaagcaaaaaaatcaaaataaaccaGTAAACAACATTTACTAGCAATCATTTACAGTAAATTAAttgtaaatttattgaaaatatgtCAGAATATTGATTGTTATGACACAACTGTaagaaaaatgcattaaaaaaagaattgattGTTGTTGTTTTAAGCCGCTTTCAGAACATTTAGCTAAAAGCTGAAAGTGGTTACGGAAGTCGTAGTTCATGGAGAGAACCTACGATTTTCAGAAGGATAACTGCCAATTGTTTTCAATGAAGATATGAGTCGAGCGGGATTAGTCCTAACAACcgcagtgttgacaggctagtgagaATTGTAAATGAGACATTTAGACCATCTGATAAAAACCGATGCAATGCTTTAATGCTCACTCACAcgtacatttttaaatatttttaaaataggaaTAGATTTAGAAAGAGTatcaacattgtaaaataaatagAGTGGCTAccaaattctttttaatttaccATTAACCGAGACCTCCATTTTGACCCAATAATCGTTTGAATCTTCTGTAAATGTTATAACTGGTTCCGAAGTATACTTGATTTGTGGTGAGATGATCTCCAATACCTTTACTTCTAATTCTGTACTTTTCACTGGACCGCCTATACCATTGTcagcttcacaaaaataaaacccACTATCAGTTTTGGTCACTGATGGCACATACAACAAAGAACCCTGAAATATACAGTTAAAAATTTatcttaagtcaggaatatgacagttgttatccattcgtttgatgtatttgagcttatgattttgtcatttgaatacgAATAGGTTCCGTTTTAAATAttcatcggagttcggtatttttgttaatttactccTTAATTTACGCCTTCCGTGATTAAGATGATTAAAATGTTATTACCCAAGCGCTTGACTTGCTCCTTATATTTTAGCtagaaaaaatctttttaatataCTCATTTACAGCTACaaatatgatatgtttttttttgtaaataaatatatttctgaatcgatttttatttttgaaatttcacaagaaatattttttttctgtactgttcatcttttttttatataatggaaCGACCGATGTTAGAGTAAACATAGAGATGATGACAATGATGGCAAATTAAATACACATGTATTACTATTATAATTATACCCCAGGCAaggaagttgcggagggtataatgtttttgatccgtccgtccgtccgtcagttatgtttcttgtcatcgcaactcacGACtcacagaatttcacgaaacctttttagattataaggacataatatgtagatgtgtatatccacgggaaattacgattcaaatatttttatctaggagttacacccccttgaacttatttgctttaatgtactactgcaacagtttttcatcgcaactcctctgaaaccacacaacataatttcacgaaacctttttagataataaggacataatatgtagatgtgcatattgacagaaaattatgattcaatttttttttcttatacagttttcttttcttacacttatttcatttctccaatgacaatgtgggggcGAGGGGTATGTGAGCGcactcactaaggttctttaatttgatacacttttgttaagtctggtttttatatttgtaaaaagtaaaaacataaaaaaaaatgaaaaatactgaactccgaggaaaattcaaaacggaaagtccctaatcaaatgacaaaatcaaaacctcaaacacatcaaatgaatgaatacaactgtcatatgtcatattcctgacttggtacagacattttctaatgtagaaaatggtcgattaaaattgattttatagctagctaaacctgtcacttgtatgacagtcgcatcaaattctattatattgacaacaacgtgtaaacaaaacaaacagacaaaaggTTAATATGTCAAAAGTATGGTTCCATCAGTTAACATTGTGTTTCattcttaatcactataaaacttttttaaaaggTCTGTCGATATAATTGAGACGATTTTTTTGTCGACCATGCGACGAAATTCACGAATAAGGATACATATCATTCCTTCACTCATTCGGTGTCATCTTCATTTATTTCAGTGTGCTATAAATGTTTCAGTATTAAAGACTATGCCAAACATTTATGGGGTTTAGAAACATTGGACAGCAGCTACTGAAACGATTTGATTTCTGTTTCTATATTTCAAAGATCAACGGATTTAGTTTGCTTTTGCAAATATCAAACAGTCtgatttctatttcaaaaaacatcgcagacattatctgttaaacAAGCTCtattctttacctataaataaattaaataaaattttagaggattgcaacacaatttcatattgcagtatgaaatcgttcaaattataatggcatattgttattctaaactgtttcccaaaatcgaccgccctgaagatcataaaaaacattttattaatataaagtaTGTCAACAaagattttgattttgtaaatattgccggtatttttaacgaccattctgttaaagaacaaattcctggatattttgataatactgaactccctcttatttgttatatttacaagaaatctacccggaaatatgtgtttaattatagccaattatgtaaagatgtaaatatcagtCAAAATACactttaaagaacattttactctgaacaacaaccataaaaaccctatttcgcgtatcaaatataaactaaaagaactagccaaggaatttatttttgtcccggctgataaagctgctaataatatcattattgtttgacgtaaattttatataaaggttctgcaaaaggaatcatatcaccaacattccaactgactttatttttagaaaacgacatctgttacaaacacaaaattttagccacttctttacaagcagaaccaaatacaatgaaagtcccaactatgtactggcttccgaagatacacaaaacaccttacaaatatagattcatttcatcttcaagccattgttccactactaaattgtctattctacttactagtacacttggtacaatcaaaaacctgataataaattgttcaaataaggcctttgaaaagaGTGGAAttattacttttggagtgtcaaaaactcgtttgaagtacttgataaactgcatgcatatattggtgattttgaatctgttcaaagttttgatttttctaccctatataacaatttgcctcatattcttattaagacaAAAATCACATTTCTATATAATAAATCTGGCATTTAAAAGGTCAGACTGCAAATACacatgttcaaactcttttatgtcattttttagtagcaacaaacaaaGAACTATGTCAAATGGACaggctttgatactatatctgcgctgaatttttacttgataacatttttgttcgctttggagattccgtatatcgtcaagttattggaattctaagggggactaactgtgcaccacttattgcggacctgtttttgaattgttatgagttacaatttatgactaaaatcagcaaagaccctttgaaacaacatttgatacagaaatgtaacaatacttttagatatttggatgatatattggctatcaataatgacgacttcagtatgtatactaaagaaatttatcctgttgaacttctttaaataaagctaatttattatacaatcatatattttatgattgtataatacccctaacaggagggattgtgcctgattgtgcctgttttatttttatagcctattgaatttagagatGAAATACTTTAATTCGGACGAGCAGGCGAGAGAGAATTTaagataaaatatattattaactcAACGGTCTGTAAGGACAATTAGTAGCTTTACTATATGTAATAACGAGGGAAATCAGAAAAGTCAGTTAAAAAGACACTTGAGTCACTATTGATATAAAACTTCGACAATTTCAATATTGGCATCGAGCGTATATTCTAACATAATAAAATACCTATCTATAACGTCCACAAGTGATTTTCTATGTCACTGGGTATttgaaagttaaataaaaaactaTTTAGTGTCTAAAGGAACAGTCGTCACTCACCTCAGATACGAAGCTATCGTTCCCTTTCTTTTTCCATGCAAACTTTGGTTCTGGAACACCGGAAGCTACACAATGCACCCGAAGCGCAAGACCTTCATTTAAAAGTAGTCGTTGAACATAACTAAATGGGCATGTACGATTAACTATCAAATCTTTTATATCGGGCATAGctgcaaaaatatattaattacGTCTTTTTGAATAAAATCTCTCAGACGATTTTGCGTAAAAGGTAAAAGGTTAGAACTGATGGTATTAAGAACCGCAACTATATTTCTTTTTTACTCATTCAATTTATAAGGTTGTGTCAACGTATATTTTTCAAACCGCAGAAAGTACCTTTGATTTCTTTGTTCAAAGCGTGATGTATATTTTATagctattcctgttggaacaaatattgaTATCCTGTAATTCGTCAGGAACAAATACTAGTACTGTAATACTTTTTCCAGTTGAAGCAGTATTTTAAATAGATCCTCCATTTggaatataaattataaaaggatctcaatcgatttatgactttcgaacagcggtatactactgttccctttatttttttcatcacgTTGTCGTTTCTTGTTTTGTGAATTCATCAGGTCGTTAGATTTTTGTCGTTTGAATTTATTAACATTTGAGGGCCTTATATCTACgcggtatgggttttgcacattgttgaaggacgtacgcaGAGTTATAGTTTCTGACCCTCTGCGTTTTTGGTCTTTGGGGGAGTGATGTCTCAATTGCAATCTTagcacatcttccttttttatatgaCATAATAATCATCTATAACTGTCGTTTATGTTTTCTTTGTATCgtgtatttatttccttttgaaaaaaaatcatttgtagcCAATGCGAACATAttctttaaacaaattaaaactctATCATTTCGTTTTCGGAATAATATACATGAAAGTTTTAAGCCTAACTAATACATAAACATTTATTACTTGTATACTTTAGATAGACAGACTTTGAAGACCATTCCAATGGATCATCATCTGTATTTTCACGAACCACACATGTATATTGTCCTTCATAATAACGAATGAAATCGTTGAATACAACAGTTACACTACTGTCTGAATCATACCGGACTGTAATCCAGAAAGGTTTTTTTGATTCACCTGTGAAATCTAAGCATACATCATAATTACTAGTTTCATTATGTTTACATTTCATTCGAActattctgtttgtttttttgttcgtTAGTGTTTGACTCAACATTCGGCAATCTTGACTTAAATTGTggtcaatttttgtttgtttgattaaaCCAACTTTCGACAGGAAGTCAATTAAGGTCGGAGTCtgttttttgttgtgtttatttGAGTAAATCAATTTTCGACATGAAGTCAAATAAGGTCGGAATcggttatttgtttgtttgagtAAACAGGTTTTCGACAGGAAGTCAATTAAGGTCGGAGTTGAAAAAACACGTCACCACGAGTgtggttcgaactcacaacctcaaaAGTTGACAGATTTATGACCCAAATATTGCAAGTTTCTTTTATATTGATGACAATCAtttcgaaaatttaaaaaatgtgagaAATCAATGTGTAGAGAACTTAATGTTAAGTTTGTATGTATAAAGCGGAGAAACCCTAAGAGTTGACCTACTAGTGATCTTGTTTGTCTTACAGTTATAAAAGTTAATTAGAAGAAATATAAGCAATAATTACTCATGGGATGTGAAGAGAACTTAATGTGAAGTTGGTAAATATAAAGCGGAGTTTACATATCAATCAAGTGCGCATGAAAGCTGATAATCTTTTTGTctatatttgttacatttttggTAATACCGTTTTGGCGTGGCTTTGTACTAATGGATCtcgccaatttgtttttttttcttgtctttcatttccacacatgtgttttgtctatatgccattttgttttttggtgtttacatttttgtttgttttatagtgataaagattataacacaatgatgactgctgtatccctatttccgacatttttacttatgttgtatctgtttgtatttttcacacattattgtcaatataatggaattgaagCATTTGTCGTACAAGTTAGAGATCTAGATAGCTAAAAAACAGGGTTTAATTCCCCatgttctatataaaaaatgCCTAATGTTTGATGCGTTTTCGATCATTccatttgataatggactttccgagTTGAGCTCACCTTGGAttttttctttgttaatttactttttatacttgtaattaaaataatattCGAATGGTTAGTTACTTAATTAGCATCAAATCAATACACATCTTAACATTGGTTATTCTGTATGTATTGTTAagtgttttgtgaactgtttgTCTGCCCAGGTTTTGTTGCCATGGATTTTACTGATATCTTTTAGTAATGATTTTTGACTTGGCTTCAATTCTCCCTTTTAATGAAGACTTGTTATATCTTACTTTCGACATATCCGCCGGCTGAAGAAATCATCGAAAGCCACAACTGCAAGAAATTAGGTGTGGAAGATATATAATAAAGACAAATGTtcacgtgtttctcgtttctcgttttgtttatatagattagaccgttggttttcccgtttgaatggttttatactagtaattttggggccctttatagcttgttgttcggtgtgagccaaggctccgtgttgaaggccgtactttaacctataatggtttacttttttaaattgttatttggatggagagttgtctcattggcactcacaccacatctgcctttatctacaGATTATATAGTTTCATCTATtaacaaatatcattttgaagTCGGAACTTCAATCAACAATATTATTTGATGAACTGATGAATAATTAAAATTGCTTTGTTTCAAATGTCACTGATTAGTCTGATGCTGACGTAACGCCCGTATGATGTACCTTTTTATAAGTCTGGCATCTTTTAAATTATACTTCTAACCCTTTTTCCTATTGCACAAAAACTATAGTGTTATATTTATGTCAGTTTGAAATGAAATAATGATATTAAACTCAATATCGGACTTTAGAAAGTTACATTTTACAAAGAGCTATTTATCCCGATCTTATCAATCAATGTTATTGTATTGTAATGTTTTAtcataatgattaaaaaaagacgcgaaagataccaaagaaatattcagactcataagtcgaaaacaaactgataataCAATAGCAAAAAACGAAAAGACGAACACCAGTACACATATGACATCTttgaaaacaaaagactgagaaAAACGAACCCACCATAAACTATGTTTAACCTCAGGTGtaccggaagggtaagcaaatccggctccacatgtggcacctgtcgttcTGCTCATGTTAAATCAAACCcggtaataaatataaataagtagGTCTCAAAAACctggggtaatctcaggtgctccagaagagtGAGTATACCTTGCTATACAATGTGACATCAGTCGTGTTACTCATATAAGAACAAACCAGGTAATAATTATAATTCAGTATCCCTGCTTATAAACGAGTTTGTACTAACAtacgcaacacgacgggtgccatgtGTAAAGCAGGTTCTGCTTATCCTTCTGgaacacatgagatcacccccatttttttgTTGGGTTCaagttgctaagtctttagtgttttatgttgtgttttgtgtacgattgtttgtctgtttgttttttctattctaatcacggcgttgtcagttaatgAATGTCGCTCTTTTTTCTCTCATCTCTCCTTTTACATGAATATCGATGCAAACAGTATGAAGACCTTTTTTTAATAATCCTGGTATAATAAAGTTCGCCTTTATTAGTAATATACGTCTTGTTCTCTAAATTATCAATTGCATTTTTAAGTTAtcttgtttaatataaaaaaaaacacaccgaTAAATGAACTTCCAATTGGACTTTTTATCTAATCATTCACgatatattgaaattttgaaatctattttctatttcatgtttcatgttattatatcttttatgtttaaactaattaccTTTTTACAAAGCGAGAGCCATTacaaacaaaatatcattttaaaactgTAGGCTTCTTATTCAAAAATCAAGTATCATTCTATATCACATCTTATAAATATATACCTAAACGTACATTGGAATTGACAGGCATATGAGTTACCGAGCATGTTATGGAATAAAGAGTTGCTCTATTATATGGACGGGCTACTTCTTCATATGATATTTCAACTGCAGGTTCAGTGCCCTcaactgaaattgaagatatcatCAATATAATACTCCTTTAATTAAATTTTtggtatataacatgtataaaagtCCTCACGTTTCCTTCTTTTTCTAACATGAAAGAAAAACGAGCACTTCTCTTCAATTTTAGTTTACTGTATTTGAATAAGTAGTTCGTATACTTCATGTGCGTAATAATTGCTGTAGATCTATACTGTAAGTGCACAGTCGTCTATACTTcattgcaatactactcaaactTTGACCTAAGTGGTTTCAGCTATATCACTGtctatatatacattgtatatataattttgtgtttGAGATAGAAATATGATCAAATTCGTATTTTAGAATCCGTTTGAATTTTGAGAACTTAAGTATTAATTTAAAATCACTTACCTGTATGAAGAATTCCAATcgttaaaaacaaaagtaaaatcatattCAGAGCCTTCCCTGATGGTTATCAGATTGAAATGGTGTCCCTGTACcgattgtttttacatttttatacgaTTTTACATtgaacaaaacataatttaaaatgcTAATTATATACTAATGGGTAATTTACAAAATGAATTTCAAATATACCACTTATCTACGAACGAAGTTGACAGATTTAACCAGCATAGGTTAATATCCTCAGTATTGATCATTATTTTATAATGAGTGTATGATTTCCGTATGATTACCCAGAGTTGTATACTTCTTTGCCCTGTTGTTTCTTACTTGTGGAAAAGTTGTAGCATTGGCGATGACataattttagttttatatgcatgtttgttttttattcattgttattgGCTATGAACCAGCTGTCAGCAACTGCGAGTACTAGCAGATCTGTACATATATGCTGTACTTTGTATCATTCTGTTAAAGGATTTTTAAATGCCCTGTCATGTCCACTTTGGGGTTTTGCTAGATGTATTTATAATTTGTCtatatctgatgagttaatcaaCTGGTTtttgtagtttgtttttatgttttattgttacaccactgtacaatgttacaggaatatgacagtttttgtccattcgtttttgatgcgttttgttatttgattttgccatgtgattatggactttcccaattgatcttcctctaagttcagtatttttgtgattttactttttaaggggGTTGGCGCCTTCGGACTAGTctaactcattgttgaagactgtacggagacctatagttgttaatgtatgtgtcattaggttttttgtatatttgtttcatacacatcttcatatttttatattccaTCTCCATATTCTTATACTGATTCGTTataaggacctaaatatcgataTTTTTCTCCCTTCATATCGGTATCATATGGCTTACTAGTAAACCTCTCACACTAAAAATACCTCAATGAGGAATTCCGAAACAAGGTTGTGTATCACTATTTTAAGTTTTCTTGtcgttaaaaaatatattcatataattttatcCCTTAATagtaattgtttttttctttgtttttttttttaagttcgcATATAATTATATACAGAACCTTGAAGTTTTCTTAGATTTAACTGATAGTTTAAGGCTTATTATAATTATGGGAAGCTGTTCTTATCAAACTATGTTTACGACATTTTGCGAAAGTTATACacacagataaaaaaaagaaaacactaaAGCACACACTGAGAAAGATAAATACACACTGAGATCTAAAAATATACACTGATAATTTAAATTTCATTGCATACTGATATTACAAATAGACACCTTCAGATTAGATTATAACcagtgatattttaaaagttttctcTTTTTATTATCAGGTTCTAAATTTTGTTTCTTACTCAAAAAAGAAAATCTTCATTGTATGATTAATGACCAAAATGGTTTTGTTTTGAAGAACGGTTAACACGTATGCTATTAGGTCGTCTCAATCCCAGTAAATCTGATATTGATAGGGgacatttatatctttttttttctattctttatttattacAACCGTTattcactgttttttttatattttatcacatTATTATTCtcttctctgttttttttttgcctattttcctctattctttatatttttgcccTTTTGTTTTGCAcgttttgcatatttttcttgTATTGCAAACCTTTGAAGACTCTCAGTGTATTTCCACGCAGTTGtttaacatctcaactgtcaccaCCTTTGGGACTTTAGTGTTATGCCAgttcacatcgtaaataactatttttattttggcatatctttgtagtctttgcgccgtgtttggaaattttaaaaattgatccAGTGTTACGTagattaatttgtaggatcctttactatagataatttagctgatctgtaataataacatcttcatgccttatatatcatgtactgtagtacgccgctagattaaaactgacgaagaaaggtaacacacggccgcgaaagctctttttttgagagcccaggtggtcgtgtggtctagcgggacggctgcagtgcaggcgatttggtgttacgatatcacagtagcatggattcgaatcccggcgagggaagaaccaaaaatttgcgaaagcaaatttacagatctaacattgttgggctgatgtttagacgagtttaGAAGATgggatatatatattatatatatactagtaatcaaaGTACTTGTGTCATATGTACCTACTTAGAACAACATTTAAACACTGTTACAcgctaaataaaggcaaaagtagtttaccgctgttcaatagtcataaatcgatttaactgaaacaaatccggttcacaaaccaaaactgaggaaAAACATAAACACTGAAGATTTCATttcacacacatttttttttaaataaacagccTCGAAATTGGCATTTAAAGTCATGAATaatgataaatacatttatttaaaagataGCTGGTTAAGCTTTTTAATGATTTAAAGGATGGTAATTACCCAATTTTATTTCGCTAGAAAACCGAGGTCGAGGTCTGATCAATTATACTAATTGCAATTTCATTCGTTTAAACGGGCAGTGCATTAGCATGAAATTAATTTCTCCCTGGTGTTTCATTATATGTAGCATAGAGGGCGTTTGGTTTTCccgcttcaaaattattttcgcggTATTCTATTGCCTATATAA
The window above is part of the Mytilus edulis chromosome 6, xbMytEdul2.2, whole genome shotgun sequence genome. Proteins encoded here:
- the LOC139527795 gene encoding lachesin-like isoform X4; amino-acid sequence: MILLLFLTIGILHTVEGTEPAVEISYEEVARPYNRATLYSITCSVTHMPVNSNLWLSMISSAGGYVENFTGESKKPFWITVRYDSDSSVTVVFNDFIRYYEGQYTCVVRENTDDDPLEWSSKSVYLKYTTMPDIKDLIVNRTCPFSYVQRLLLNEGLALRVHCVASGVPEPKFAWKKKGNDSFVSEGSLLYVPSVTKTDSGFYFCEADNGIGGPVKSTELEVKVLEIISPQIKYTSEPVITFTEDSNDYWVKMEVSVNGRPHPTVSWWKETKYGREQIKRKRFRIRIIYGYVGNLETKTPHKLMIKGPREFQLGTYVVKAENSVGVDELKFTIRAAGTKKQR
- the LOC139527795 gene encoding lachesin-like isoform X2; amino-acid sequence: MSNRIKLNRNRYRDTISMSFTYSEKGKALNMILLLFLTSGILHIVEGTEPAVEISYEEVARPYNRATLYSITCSVTHMPVNSNLWLSMISSAGGYVENFTGESKKPFWITVRYDSDSSVTVVFNDFIRYYEGQYTCVVRENTDDDPLEWSSKSVYLKYTTMPDIKDLIVNRTCPFSYVQRLLLNEGLALRVHCVASGVPEPKFAWKKKGNDSFVSEGSLLYVPSVTKTDSGFYFCEADNGIGGPVKSTELEVKVLEIISPQIKYTSEPVITFTEDSNDYWVKMEVSVNGRPHPTVSWWKETKYGREQIKRKRFRIRIIYGYVGNLETKTPHKLMIKGPREFQLGTYVVKAENSVGVDELKFTIRAAGTKKQR